The Armatimonadota bacterium genome includes a window with the following:
- the fliS gene encoding flagellar protein FliS: MSGVRGYQQYAVNEGATAGPEHLVVMAYDGMVRFLRDAEDAVQSTDHDRQNSSIQRVQNILSVLAASLDPSVDRGIARNLSALYDWYYLRLAEANIKGDLEILREVRAEIEGLRDAWQEAERRSRAERLALSPVELQEAA, from the coding sequence GTGAGCGGAGTGCGGGGTTATCAGCAGTATGCGGTGAACGAGGGGGCCACGGCCGGCCCCGAGCACTTGGTAGTGATGGCCTATGATGGGATGGTACGGTTCCTGCGCGATGCGGAGGATGCCGTCCAGAGCACTGACCACGATCGTCAGAACTCCTCCATCCAGCGCGTACAGAACATCCTCTCCGTCCTGGCGGCCAGTCTGGATCCTTCGGTGGATAGAGGGATCGCGCGGAACCTCTCCGCGCTCTACGACTGGTACTACCTGCGCCTGGCGGAGGCGAACATCAAGGGTGATCTGGAGATACTGCGAGAGGTCCGCGCCGAAATCGAGGGACTTCGCGACGCATGGCAGGAGGCGGAGCGGCGCAGCCGCGCGGAAAGGCTTGCGCTGTCTCCGGTGGAGCTTCAGGAGGCGGCCTGA